The Actinomycetota bacterium genome contains a region encoding:
- a CDS encoding amylo-alpha-1,6-glucosidase, with amino-acid sequence MNVTISEGMSFLISDELGNIVADSEDGLYHEDYRFLNYYDLSINGHKPLVMTGRQVDYYSAVHYLQLPKLDHIEPNTVSIARKRFIGDGLHEEIVIVNYGMEPVSLKLLFDFAADFAHIFEVKSGKKPDEKAYVVMSDREEASLSFIHDTRNGYFETRIIFSEKPDFDYKTASLSVALEPQQSRRLCIDFMTLLAGEPAKPKRGCGSFESVAGPAPEYRVDWIRHAPKLFSDYDALQHAYDQSIFDMAALRLKGPRMNKVGIVPAAGIPWYATCFGRDGIIAAYQTLPYLPDLAYGVLRSLAIYQGAEVNPLIEEEPGKILHEIRWSGVTPAGDTDHSVYYGSVDGTMLYIILLNELYKWTADKGIVEELKGNLIRATEWIEAYGDKDNDGYVEYVRSQGTGLENQGWKDSWDSVRFADGRFAEAPIALCEVQGYAYMAKLAAAELMDVLDETAEAKRLRASALALKTSFNKDFWMDEPGFFAEALDKDKVHVDSITSNAGQLLWTGIVDRDKADIVRERLFEPDMFSGWGIRTMSSKMAAYNAMSYHNGSIWPHDNAFIMKGLIAYGYHAEALRVIDAVLDAGQYFSFQRLPELFCGFERSSSRVPIDYPAAGSPQAWAAGAPMLMLTAMLGMDANAEEKVLTLNPRLPADIYRVFLAGVRVGGTRLSFEVLMERGEPNINILENPGSFKIRLEKQ; translated from the coding sequence ATGAATGTCACAATCAGCGAAGGAATGTCGTTTCTCATCTCCGACGAGCTGGGGAACATCGTGGCCGACAGCGAAGACGGCCTCTATCACGAGGATTATCGCTTCTTGAATTACTATGACTTGTCGATAAACGGTCACAAGCCGCTCGTGATGACCGGCAGGCAAGTCGACTACTATTCCGCAGTTCACTACCTGCAACTTCCCAAGTTAGACCATATTGAACCAAATACCGTAAGCATCGCCCGAAAGCGTTTTATCGGCGACGGCCTACACGAAGAAATCGTTATCGTAAACTACGGCATGGAGCCCGTTAGTTTGAAGCTGCTCTTTGACTTTGCCGCGGATTTTGCCCACATCTTCGAAGTTAAGTCGGGCAAGAAGCCGGACGAGAAGGCGTATGTGGTTATGTCGGACCGGGAGGAGGCAAGTCTAAGCTTTATCCATGACACGCGTAATGGTTACTTCGAAACGCGAATTATCTTTAGCGAGAAGCCCGATTTCGACTACAAAACGGCCTCTCTAAGCGTAGCGCTAGAGCCGCAACAGAGCCGTCGGCTTTGCATCGATTTCATGACGCTCCTTGCCGGGGAGCCGGCAAAACCAAAGCGCGGTTGTGGTTCGTTCGAATCGGTCGCCGGCCCCGCCCCGGAATATCGGGTGGATTGGATTAGACATGCGCCAAAGCTATTCTCCGATTACGATGCCCTTCAGCACGCCTACGACCAGAGCATATTCGATATGGCGGCGCTCCGGCTCAAAGGGCCGCGCATGAATAAAGTAGGCATCGTTCCGGCGGCTGGAATTCCCTGGTACGCTACGTGTTTTGGCCGGGACGGCATCATCGCGGCGTATCAAACGCTGCCGTACTTGCCGGACCTGGCGTATGGGGTCTTGAGAAGCCTGGCGATATATCAGGGCGCGGAGGTCAATCCACTAATCGAAGAAGAGCCGGGGAAGATACTTCATGAGATACGATGGAGCGGCGTGACGCCGGCGGGCGACACCGACCACAGCGTCTACTACGGTTCCGTGGACGGCACCATGCTCTATATAATCCTCCTCAATGAACTCTATAAGTGGACCGCCGACAAGGGGATTGTCGAGGAACTCAAAGGCAATCTCATCAGGGCGACAGAGTGGATAGAAGCGTACGGCGACAAGGACAATGACGGCTATGTCGAATACGTCCGGTCACAAGGGACCGGCCTCGAAAACCAGGGCTGGAAAGATTCGTGGGATTCGGTGCGATTCGCCGACGGCAGGTTCGCCGAAGCGCCGATAGCGCTATGCGAGGTGCAAGGATATGCTTATATGGCCAAATTGGCCGCGGCCGAGCTTATGGACGTGTTAGACGAGACGGCCGAGGCTAAGAGACTGCGAGCGAGCGCGCTTGCGCTTAAAACCTCTTTCAATAAGGATTTTTGGATGGACGAGCCGGGCTTCTTTGCCGAGGCGCTCGATAAAGACAAAGTGCATGTCGACTCGATAACTTCGAACGCCGGGCAACTCCTGTGGACGGGCATCGTCGACCGCGATAAGGCCGACATCGTCCGCGAGCGCCTATTCGAGCCCGACATGTTCTCAGGCTGGGGGATTCGCACGATGAGTTCGAAGATGGCGGCTTATAATGCCATGAGTTACCACAACGGCAGCATTTGGCCCCATGACAACGCGTTCATCATGAAAGGGCTCATCGCTTACGGATATCACGCCGAAGCGCTCCGCGTCATCGACGCAGTCCTCGATGCCGGCCAGTACTTCTCGTTCCAGCGGCTGCCGGAGCTTTTCTGCGGATTCGAGCGCAGCAGCTCGCGGGTACCTATCGACTATCCCGCAGCCGGCAGTCCGCAGGCTTGGGCCGCCGGCGCGCCGATGCTCATGCTCACGGCTATGCTCGGTATGGACGCAAACGCTGAGGAGAAGGTTCTTACCCTCAACCCGAGACTTCCCGCCGATATTTACCGGGTATTTCTAGCCGGTGTTCGCGTCGGCGGAACCCGGTTGAGCTTTGAGGTGCTCATGGAGCGGGGCGAGCCAAACATCAACATCCTGGAGAATCCGGGTTCGTTTAAAATCCGTCTGGAAAAGCAGTAG
- a CDS encoding PIN domain-containing protein, producing MRVLVDTSVWSLALRRKHDVESQAVKLLTEYIESGEQVFVIGIILQEILSGVTSIKLFNQLIDHLAAFPIIDLYENDFIEAARLRNTCKKQGIQIGTIDALIAAVCIKHDLPLLSLDEAFKAIANFLPLQLISADS from the coding sequence ATGAGGGTTCTCGTAGATACGTCTGTATGGTCGCTTGCATTAAGACGCAAGCATGATGTTGAGTCTCAGGCGGTAAAACTTCTTACGGAATACATCGAGAGCGGTGAGCAGGTTTTCGTTATTGGAATTATTCTGCAAGAGATTCTCTCAGGAGTGACCAGCATAAAACTGTTCAATCAGCTTATTGATCATTTAGCCGCCTTTCCAATAATAGATCTCTATGAAAATGATTTTATCGAAGCGGCTAGACTGAGGAATACTTGCAAGAAACAGGGAATTCAGATCGGAACAATCGACGCCCTGATTGCCGCAGTTTGTATAAAGCATGACCTGCCACTTCTAAGTTTAGACGAAGCTTTTAAGGCAATCGCCAACTTTTTGCCGTTACAACTAATAAGTGCCGATAGCTAA
- a CDS encoding type II toxin-antitoxin system VapB family antitoxin: protein MDQTLLEEAQKLGGKKTKKDTVNEALVEYIQRRKQKEIVSLFGKVDYEDNHDYKKEILDEGSRRYVCMVACIKTQA, encoded by the coding sequence ATCGATCAGACATTGTTAGAAGAAGCTCAGAAGCTTGGCGGGAAGAAGACTAAGAAAGATACGGTGAACGAAGCGTTAGTCGAGTATATCCAGCGCAGAAAGCAGAAAGAGATTGTCTCATTATTCGGCAAGGTAGATTACGAAGATAATCACGATTATAAGAAAGAAATTCTCGATGAGGGTTCTCGTAGATACGTCTGTATGGTCGCTTGCATTAAGACGCAAGCATGA